The Moraxella nasicaprae sequence AAATAAACGCGCTTTGTTAGATGCATTAGCAGAAACTATTTTGCAAAAGCACCATCATCATGTTTTGCCATTGCCGAATGAAACATGGCAGGACTTTTTGCGAAATAACGCGAAAAGCTTCCGCCAAGCCTTATTAATGTATCGTGATGGTGGCAAAATTCATGCGGGAACACGCCCCTCTGAAAGTCAATTTGAGACATCAGAACAGCAACTACAGTTTTTGTGTGATGCTGGGTTTAGTCTATCTCAAGCCGTGTATGCATTAAGCTCTATTGCGCATTTTACATTAGGCTCCGTACTGGAAACTCAAGAGCATCAAGAAAGCCAAAAAGAGCGTGAAAAAGTAGAGACGGATACTGTTGCCTATCCGCCATTATTAACCCAAGCCGTTGCAATTATGGATAGTGATAATGGTGATGCTGCATTTTTGTTTGTCCTTGATGTGATGATCTCTGGACTTGAAACAGTATTAAAGAGCGCTAAATAAATCTAAATTCGCTGACGCCCTTTTTGGCTAATTAGTTGCCCTTGTATGTCAGCGATACCAATGTGAGCAATACAACCTGCATTAAATTGTAAATAGTCATCTTCGATGCCATCAGAGAAAATTACGCCATTCTCTGGCATCAAAGATCCTAATTGCAGTGGTGAGTCAGGCTCAATAGTGCCAAAAGTCAGTGCAACACCTGTTGTTCTACTTGGAAATGGCTCTCTTACACTAAATTGTAGCTTTCGATCACTCCAGCTAAAGCCTTGTAATAGAGGGTGCGAAGCTTCTCCTGTAATTGCCATCGCACCAGCAAGAATAGATTGAAACCACCCCGTTGATCCCAATCCTGTTGATACAATAATGCCTGATGAAGATTGCACTTCTTCAGCGCCATTCCATTGCAAAATATACTGTGCGGAAGTGTGGCTTTTAGGGCCAATAAATAAGTCATTAACCGCTAATAAGGATTGACCATCATTGGTTGTTGCTTGTGCAAAAGTGACCGTTTTAAATGGCATTTTTTTATTAATGGGTTTAAAAACGGTTTTTGTTTTGATAATCAACCTTTAATTTGGAGAATTGTTATGAACGACATCATCAAAAACCCAAACGCCCACTGCGGTTGCCAATCTTGCACAGGGCAAAATTGCAATCCAAAATGCAACTGCCAAAATGGCGAGCCGTGCATTTGTCAAAACTGCACTTGTGGCGATTGTGATTGCAAGTAATTGATTAGCTAAAAACATTGGGCGGACTTATGTTTGCCCAATGTTTGCCAAATCCCATTTTGATAAGGAAAACTGTAATGAAAATGTTTAAAAACCGTGCCGTACAATTATCTGCCCTTGCCCTTATTTTGGCGACTTTGACCGCTTGTGGTAATGCCAAAAACGATATACCAACGCATTCTAATGCAGGCGATAGCAACTACACCCAAAGCACTCACGACACCACAAACAACCACGCCAATATGAACCACTCTGCTATGGCAATGGACACTCAAAATGCTCCGCCCCATACCCAAGCCTATCTTGCAATGATGAACAAGATGGGCGATGAGATGAGCAAAGCGGGCAATCTTGCCGATGCTGATACCGCTTTTGCCAAAGGTATGATTCCGCACCATATCGGAGCAGTGGAAATGGCAAAAGTACAGCTTGAATATGGTAAAGATGAAACAATGCGAAAGCTTGCCCAAGCGATTATTGATGGACAACAAGCCGAAATTGACTTGATGAATGGCTGGCTGAATGGCAAAGACACGACCACCCAAAACGCCAACGCCCCACACGCCAAAGCCTATGCCTTGGACAATTCACACAGCGAAATGATGACGGCAATTTATGAGACCGACCCTGATGTCGCCTTTGCCAAAGCGATGATTCCCCACCACAAGGGAGCGGTTAATATGGCAAAAGTGCAATTAGAATACGGCAAAGATAAAGCAATGCAGGATTTGGCAAAGCAAATCATCAATGCCCAAGAGCCTGAAATTAAGCTGATGCAAGACTGGCTAAAACAGTAGGGGCAATAAGGCAAAAGCACCGTTTTTAAAATAAAAGCGGTGTTTTTTATTGGCAAAATGATTTTCAGGCTGCCTGAAAAAAATATTCCCCACAAATATATTTTAAACAATTTAATTTTAAGCTAAAATAGTCGCACTTTTTCCAAACGAGTTTGCCCAATGTACGAACAATTACGCCTATCCAACCAAATCTGCTTTCCGCTTTATGCCATTGCCAAAGAAATCGTCCGCAAATATTCGCCCTTTTTGGACGAATTGGATTTGACCTATCCGCAATACTTGGTAATGCTGGTGCTGTGGGAATTTGGCGAGCAAAGCGTGGGCGAGATTGGCGACAAATTGCACCTTGATAGCGGTACTTTAACCCCACTTTTAAAACGCTTACAAAGCAAAGACTTAATCGCCCGAACAAGAAGTCAAACAGATGAACGCACCGTCATCATCACGCTGACCAATCAAGGGCGAGCGTTGGAACATCAGGCGGTCAATATCCCCAATCAAGTGGCGGATTGCTTAAATTTAACGGCTGATGAAGTGGCGGTCTTACAAAAAATTGCCATTCAGTTAAAGTAAAATGGCGTTTCCATTTTTGAAAATCAGCTTTCCAAAAATGAACATTGCACACAATTTAATTTTAAACTATAATAATTTCATCAATCAATCATCAAGCGGAGTAATCCAAAATGTTAGACTTTGAAACCACGGTTCGCACCCGTCAATCCATTCGCAAATTTTTGCCCACGCCAATGACCGAAAGCCAAATTCAAGCCATTTTGGCGGACGCTCAACACGCCCCGTCCGCGTGCAATACCCAGCCTTGGCTGGTACATATTGCGTCTGGCGAAACTTTGGAGCGTTTAAAGGCTCGTTTTCAAAAGACTTTTAACGCAGGTCGCAACGATGCCGATTTTGAGTTTAACCAAGAAAAATACAAGGGCGATTACGAACCGCGTTGGCGTAACCAATACAGCCACGTTTTCACCACTTGCTACGGCATTGCCCGCGAAGACAAAGCGGGTCGCCAAGTGGTCTATGACGACAACATCATCGGCTACGGGGCTCCGCATATGGCGTTTTTGTTTATGCCCGCGATTGACGGACACGATGTCAATATCGCCAGCGATGTCGGTATGTATTCGCAAACTTTTTTGCTGTCCTTGACGGCTCGTGGCTTTGGTGGCATTCCCCAGCTTGCCCTTGCGATGTTTGCCAATGATGTGCGTGAAGAATTGGGCATTTCGGACGATTACAAATTGTTGCACGGCATTGCCTTTGGCTATCCTGACTGGGACGCAATGCAAAACAAACACCATTTGGGGCGTGTGCCTGTGGCGGAGAGTGCCAAGTTACATTGGTAATAAGTGCATTGGTAATTTTATTTTAAAGAGAAAAATATGAACATTCAAAAACCAACCGTGCTTGTGCTGGGTGCGACAGGCACAATCGGCAAACAAGTCGTCAGAGAATTAGAAGCAAACGGAACGGTCAATGTCCGCATTCCTT is a genomic window containing:
- the tetR(H) gene encoding tetracycline resistance transcriptional repressor TetR(H), which translates into the protein MAKLDKEQVIDNALILLNEVGIEGLTTRKLAQKIGVEQPTLYWHVKNKRALLDALAETILQKHHHHVLPLPNETWQDFLRNNAKSFRQALLMYRDGGKIHAGTRPSESQFETSEQQLQFLCDAGFSLSQAVYALSSIAHFTLGSVLETQEHQESQKEREKVETDTVAYPPLLTQAVAIMDSDNGDAAFLFVLDVMISGLETVLKSAK
- a CDS encoding nitroreductase — encoded protein: MLDFETTVRTRQSIRKFLPTPMTESQIQAILADAQHAPSACNTQPWLVHIASGETLERLKARFQKTFNAGRNDADFEFNQEKYKGDYEPRWRNQYSHVFTTCYGIAREDKAGRQVVYDDNIIGYGAPHMAFLFMPAIDGHDVNIASDVGMYSQTFLLSLTARGFGGIPQLALAMFANDVREELGISDDYKLLHGIAFGYPDWDAMQNKHHLGRVPVAESAKLHW
- a CDS encoding MarR family winged helix-turn-helix transcriptional regulator is translated as MYEQLRLSNQICFPLYAIAKEIVRKYSPFLDELDLTYPQYLVMLVLWEFGEQSVGEIGDKLHLDSGTLTPLLKRLQSKDLIARTRSQTDERTVIITLTNQGRALEHQAVNIPNQVADCLNLTADEVAVLQKIAIQLK
- the copM gene encoding CopM family metallochaperone: MKMFKNRAVQLSALALILATLTACGNAKNDIPTHSNAGDSNYTQSTHDTTNNHANMNHSAMAMDTQNAPPHTQAYLAMMNKMGDEMSKAGNLADADTAFAKGMIPHHIGAVEMAKVQLEYGKDETMRKLAQAIIDGQQAEIDLMNGWLNGKDTTTQNANAPHAKAYALDNSHSEMMTAIYETDPDVAFAKAMIPHHKGAVNMAKVQLEYGKDKAMQDLAKQIINAQEPEIKLMQDWLKQ